ATCACACCGTCGGCCAGCGGCAGGCCGCTCTCGACCAGCAGCTTCATCGTGAGCGCCGCCGTGTGCCAGCCGCTCGCGGCCAGGCCACGGAAGAAGGTGGCTTCGGCGGCGTCGGGGTCGGTATGGAAGGGCTGCGGATCGAACTGCGCCGCGAAGGCAACGATCTGCGCCGCATCGAGCGCGTGCTCGCCACTGATGAAGCGGTCGCCGACCGACAGGTCGTCGAGGTAGAGGCTGCGGCGGGGCGCTGCGGGCGAATGCGTCTCGGCCATGGAGGTCTCCTTTTTGTTTGGAAGTTGCGCCTATCTTGGCATCAGACGCGCTCGAGCACCGTCGCGATGCCCTGCCCGCCGCCGATGCACTGGGTCGACAGGGCATAGCGCCCGTTCTCGCGCACCAGCAGCGACGCCGCCTTGCCGGTGATGCGCGCGCCGGTCGCGCCCAGCGGGTGGCCGATGGCGAGGCCGCCCCCATCGAGGTTGACGGTGGCCGGGTCCAGCCCGAGGTCGCGGATGCAGGCCAGCGCCTGCGACGAGAAGGCCTCGTTGATCTCGATCACGTCGAGGTCGGCGACGGTGAGCCCGGCGCGTGCCAGCGCCTTGCGCGTGGCGGGGATCGGGCCGATGCCCATGATGGCCGGATCGACGCCGACCGACGCGAAGGACCGGACGCGCGCCATCGGCGCGAGCCCATGCTTCTCGGCGAAGGCGTCGCTGGTGACCAGCACCACGGCCGCGCCGTCGGTCAATGGCGACGACGTGCCGGCCGTCACCGAGCCGTCGGGCCGGAAGGCCGGCTTCAGGCCCGCCAGCGCTTCGAGCGAGGTGGCCGGCCGGATGCAGCCGTCGGCGTCGATCACGTCGCCGTTGGCCAGCTGCACCGGAATGATCTCTGCGGCCAGGCGACCTTCGGTGCGCGCCGCGGTCGCCTTGCGGTGCGACTCGACGGCCAGCGCCTCCTGATCGGCACGGCTCACGTGCCATCGCGCGGCCACGTTCTCGGCGGTCTCGCCCATCGAGATGTAGGCCTGCGTGTTCGCCAGCAACTCGGGGTTGGGCGAGAAGTTGAAACCGCCCTGCGGCACCATCGTCATGGACTCCACGCCCACGCACAGGAAGGCCTCGCCCATGCCCGCCTCGATCTGCGCGGCGGCGATGTGCAC
The sequence above is drawn from the Variovorax sp. J2L1-78 genome and encodes:
- a CDS encoding thiolase family protein translates to MKAVIAAYARTPFHFARKGALAEVRPDTLAAQAVSGLLKRTDLDPALIEDVILGCAYPEASQGNNLARIVGLLAGLPQEVGGMTVNRFCGSSMQAVHIAAAQIEAGMGEAFLCVGVESMTMVPQGGFNFSPNPELLANTQAYISMGETAENVAARWHVSRADQEALAVESHRKATAARTEGRLAAEIIPVQLANGDVIDADGCIRPATSLEALAGLKPAFRPDGSVTAGTSSPLTDGAAVVLVTSDAFAEKHGLAPMARVRSFASVGVDPAIMGIGPIPATRKALARAGLTVADLDVIEINEAFSSQALACIRDLGLDPATVNLDGGGLAIGHPLGATGARITGKAASLLVRENGRYALSTQCIGGGQGIATVLERV
- a CDS encoding MaoC family dehydratase, translating into MAETHSPAAPRRSLYLDDLSVGDRFISGEHALDAAQIVAFAAQFDPQPFHTDPDAAEATFFRGLAASGWHTAALTMKLLVESGLPLADGVIGSGGELQWPQPTRPDDVLHVEAEILEIVPSRSKPGRAMVQARCETKNQRGEVLQRFTPKLVVVGQSV